The following proteins are encoded in a genomic region of Phalacrocorax carbo chromosome 2, bPhaCar2.1, whole genome shotgun sequence:
- the PDP1 gene encoding pyruvate dehyrogenase phosphatase catalytic subunit 1 isoform X2, whose translation MPAPAHLFPLIRNCEISRICSTVCYCHHKHLCCLSSHFAHGHFRYAPQKKFAALYRPKENFNHFIHTRDYASTPQRFYLTPPQVNSILKANEYSFKVPEFDGKNVSSVLGFDSNQLPANAPIEDRRSAATCLQTRGMLLGVFDGHAGCACAQAVSERLFYYIAVSLLPHETLLEIENAVESGRALLPILQWHKHPNDYFSKEASKLYFNSLRTYWQELIDLNSGETTDVKEALINAFKRLDNDISLEAQVGDPNSFLNYLVLRVAFSGATACVAHVDGVDLHVANTGDSRAMLGVQEEDGSWSAVNLSYDHNAQNEREVERVKTEHPKSEEKSLVKQDRLLGLLMPFRAFGDVKFKWSIELQKRVVESGPDQLNDNEYTKFIPPNYHTPPYLTAEPEVIHHRLRPQDKFLVLATDGLWETMHRQDVARIVGEYLTGVHHQQPIAVGGYKVTLGQMHGLLTERRARISSVFEDQNAATHLIRHAVGNNEFGTVDHERLSKMLSLPEELARMYRDDITIIVVQFNSHVIGACQNEEL comes from the coding sequence ATGCCAGCACCAGCTCATCTGTTTCCATTGATTCGTAACTGTGAGATTAGCAGAATATGCAGTACTGTGTGTTACTGCCACCACAAACATCTGTGTTGTTTATCATCTCATTTTGCTCACGGTCACTTCAGATATGCACCTCAGAAGAAATTTGCAGCACTTTATAGGCCAAAGGAGAACTTTAATCACTTCATTCACACAAGGGATTATGCTTCCACACCACAGAGATTTTACCTCACCCCTCCACAGGTCAACAGCATTCTGAAGGCAAATGAATATAGTTTCAAAGTCCCAGAATTTGATGGTAAAAATGTAAGTTCTGTCCTTGGCTTTGATAGCAACCAGTTGCCTGCTAATGCTCCGATAGAAGACCGGAGGAGTGCTGCCACTTGCTTACAGACAAGAGGAATGCTTCTGGGTGTGTTTGATGGCCATGCAGGTTGTGCTTGTGCTCAAGCTGTCAGTGAAAGACTGTTTTACTATATTGCTGTCTCCTTGTTACCTCATGAGACCTTACTTGAAATAGAAAATGCTGTGGAAAGCGGCAGAGCTCTGTTGCCCATTTTACAATGGCACAAGCATCCCAACGATTATTTTAGCAAAGAAGCTTCCAAACTTTACTTCAATAGTCTAAGAACTTACTGGCAGGAGCTCATTGATCTCAACAGTGGAGAGACTACTGATGTGAAAGAAGCTTTAATTAATGCTTTTAAGAGGCTTGATAATGATATTTCTTTGGAAGCTCAAGTAGGAGATCCAAATTCTTTTCTCAACTACCTGGTACTGCGAGTAGCATTTTCTGGTGCAACTGCCTGTGTGGCCCATGTGGATGGTGTTGACTTGCACGTTGCAAACACAGGTGACAGTAGGGCAATGCTCGGGGTTCAGGAAGAAGATGGATCTTGGTCTGCAGTTAATCTGTCATATGATCACAATGCACAAAATGAACGTGAAGTGGAGCGTGTGAAAACGGAGCATCCAAAGTCTGAAGAGAAAAGTCTCGTGAAACAAGATCGTCTCTTAGGTCTCCTGATGCCTTTCAGAGCTTTTGGTGATGTGAAGTTTAAATGGAGTATTGAACTACAGAAGAGAGTAGTAGAGTCAGGCCCAGATCAACTGAATGACAATGAATATACAAAGTTTATTCCTCCAAACTATCACACCCCCCCATACCTCACAGCTGAGCCAGAAGTCATACATCACAGACTACGGCCGCAGGATAAGTTCCTGGTTTTGGCCACAGATGGGCTGTGGGAGACGATGCACAGGCAAGATGTGGCTAGAATTGTAGGGGAGTACCTCACTGGTGTTCACCATCAGCAGCCAATAGCTGTTGGTGGCTATAAGGTAACTTTGGGACAGATGCATGGTCTCCTAACAGAAAGGAGAGCAAGAATCTCTTCAGTATTTGAAGACCAGAATGCAGCAACTCACCTGATACGTCATGCGGTGGGTAACAATGAGTTTGGCACTGTGGATCATGAGCGACTGTCCAAGATGCTTAGTCTTCCAGAAGAGCTGGCTCGAATGTATAGAGATGACATTACAATTATTGTGGTGCAGTTCAACTCACATGTTATAGGTGCATGTCAAAATGAGGAACTATGA
- the PDP1 gene encoding pyruvate dehyrogenase phosphatase catalytic subunit 1 isoform X1 — translation MCVCPGPRRIAIPVRSSRLPLLADAMPAPAHLFPLIRNCEISRICSTVCYCHHKHLCCLSSHFAHGHFRYAPQKKFAALYRPKENFNHFIHTRDYASTPQRFYLTPPQVNSILKANEYSFKVPEFDGKNVSSVLGFDSNQLPANAPIEDRRSAATCLQTRGMLLGVFDGHAGCACAQAVSERLFYYIAVSLLPHETLLEIENAVESGRALLPILQWHKHPNDYFSKEASKLYFNSLRTYWQELIDLNSGETTDVKEALINAFKRLDNDISLEAQVGDPNSFLNYLVLRVAFSGATACVAHVDGVDLHVANTGDSRAMLGVQEEDGSWSAVNLSYDHNAQNEREVERVKTEHPKSEEKSLVKQDRLLGLLMPFRAFGDVKFKWSIELQKRVVESGPDQLNDNEYTKFIPPNYHTPPYLTAEPEVIHHRLRPQDKFLVLATDGLWETMHRQDVARIVGEYLTGVHHQQPIAVGGYKVTLGQMHGLLTERRARISSVFEDQNAATHLIRHAVGNNEFGTVDHERLSKMLSLPEELARMYRDDITIIVVQFNSHVIGACQNEEL, via the exons ATGTGTGTGTGTCCCGGGCCCAGGCGGATCG CAATTCCAGTCCGAAGCTCCAGGCTACCATTGTTGGCTGATGCCATGCCAGCACCAGCTCATCTGTTTCCATTGATTCGTAACTGTGAGATTAGCAGAATATGCAGTACTGTGTGTTACTGCCACCACAAACATCTGTGTTGTTTATCATCTCATTTTGCTCACGGTCACTTCAGATATGCACCTCAGAAGAAATTTGCAGCACTTTATAGGCCAAAGGAGAACTTTAATCACTTCATTCACACAAGGGATTATGCTTCCACACCACAGAGATTTTACCTCACCCCTCCACAGGTCAACAGCATTCTGAAGGCAAATGAATATAGTTTCAAAGTCCCAGAATTTGATGGTAAAAATGTAAGTTCTGTCCTTGGCTTTGATAGCAACCAGTTGCCTGCTAATGCTCCGATAGAAGACCGGAGGAGTGCTGCCACTTGCTTACAGACAAGAGGAATGCTTCTGGGTGTGTTTGATGGCCATGCAGGTTGTGCTTGTGCTCAAGCTGTCAGTGAAAGACTGTTTTACTATATTGCTGTCTCCTTGTTACCTCATGAGACCTTACTTGAAATAGAAAATGCTGTGGAAAGCGGCAGAGCTCTGTTGCCCATTTTACAATGGCACAAGCATCCCAACGATTATTTTAGCAAAGAAGCTTCCAAACTTTACTTCAATAGTCTAAGAACTTACTGGCAGGAGCTCATTGATCTCAACAGTGGAGAGACTACTGATGTGAAAGAAGCTTTAATTAATGCTTTTAAGAGGCTTGATAATGATATTTCTTTGGAAGCTCAAGTAGGAGATCCAAATTCTTTTCTCAACTACCTGGTACTGCGAGTAGCATTTTCTGGTGCAACTGCCTGTGTGGCCCATGTGGATGGTGTTGACTTGCACGTTGCAAACACAGGTGACAGTAGGGCAATGCTCGGGGTTCAGGAAGAAGATGGATCTTGGTCTGCAGTTAATCTGTCATATGATCACAATGCACAAAATGAACGTGAAGTGGAGCGTGTGAAAACGGAGCATCCAAAGTCTGAAGAGAAAAGTCTCGTGAAACAAGATCGTCTCTTAGGTCTCCTGATGCCTTTCAGAGCTTTTGGTGATGTGAAGTTTAAATGGAGTATTGAACTACAGAAGAGAGTAGTAGAGTCAGGCCCAGATCAACTGAATGACAATGAATATACAAAGTTTATTCCTCCAAACTATCACACCCCCCCATACCTCACAGCTGAGCCAGAAGTCATACATCACAGACTACGGCCGCAGGATAAGTTCCTGGTTTTGGCCACAGATGGGCTGTGGGAGACGATGCACAGGCAAGATGTGGCTAGAATTGTAGGGGAGTACCTCACTGGTGTTCACCATCAGCAGCCAATAGCTGTTGGTGGCTATAAGGTAACTTTGGGACAGATGCATGGTCTCCTAACAGAAAGGAGAGCAAGAATCTCTTCAGTATTTGAAGACCAGAATGCAGCAACTCACCTGATACGTCATGCGGTGGGTAACAATGAGTTTGGCACTGTGGATCATGAGCGACTGTCCAAGATGCTTAGTCTTCCAGAAGAGCTGGCTCGAATGTATAGAGATGACATTACAATTATTGTGGTGCAGTTCAACTCACATGTTATAGGTGCATGTCAAAATGAGGAACTATGA